The Ipomoea triloba cultivar NCNSP0323 chromosome 4, ASM357664v1 DNA segment TTTCTGAACTGCTATTGTTTATATTTGCTGAAACAGTTTATGCTCTCAAAGACTCCACCATTAAAAATCATGTTTTGGTTtgttttacacacacacacaaaatatacatattattcCTTCTCTTTTCCAAATTGGTTTTACATAATAATGGTCTAATTAAGATTGAAATATGTTGTTGGGTACCCTGCTGCATTGGTTCATGGCATCACATGCTTGCTTGCTTGTTTATTCTTCTGCCTCGGATTGAGGAACAACTCGCAGTTGGCCAGACAATTAACTCAACTAGGTCATCCAATCCATGATGGCCGGGCAAGATAGAGATACAAGGCCGGCTTCAATTCAAGATCGAGGAGGAAGTCCATCTAGTTCTGTTCCTGTACAAGGATCCGAAGTGCCCATTGTTTGGTTCTGTGGAATGCTGCTGGTAATCCTTTAATTTGAAGGAGTCTTGGATTCTTCTCAGCGATAATGGTTGTTTTCTACAGTTGTATTATCCATCCCGGTTAGTGATCATTCAAAAATAGTGGGTTGAATTTGTATCCTATTCTAGCTATCTTATCTTTTGACCCCTTGGTGAACTTATAACTACTTGTTGTGTTATGATGTTATTATTAAGCCCCAATAGTCATTTCTTAGTGTTATTGAATATGTAAAGAAACAGGAAAGTGCTTTGACATTGTTGTGACTATAATCCagacatgtatatatacatgaatagGGAGAATAAATTCGTACTTGTAATTGTTGATCCAAGATGGGATTAAGTGGTGTGGAGAGTAATCTTAAATTTGTTGTGTGGTAGTTATCCTTGGCTTTTCAGACTCGAAAAATGATCGTGTATATGGAATATAACTTTCGAGCGTGGAAGtcacaaattcaatttttactaTCTTGACAAAAAAACTCATTAGCAAGTTTTATTCTATTTTgtccaatttttaaaaatttcctaTTTTTTGTCAACTTCTTTTAGTTTGTTCACATTTCAGTCTGTGACCCTCAGCCTATATACCTTTGACAAAACATAAGTTACAACCTGACATTAATAATGAATGTTCATTATGTAAGAACCAATATTTCACTTGACATAAGTGTAGGTTCACTTTTCCTCCTTAACATTgcatacaagaaaaaaaaaaaaaaaagatgtggGCAGAGGTCAAATACCTATTAGGCTATTACATATCATATGTGATAATATTATGGTATGAGATAACTCAGGCAATCAggcaaaaaatacaaataaaaaataccttGTAGTGATAAACTTcaaaatgcaaattaaaaagcaataatacttatatatatccCAAATGACCATATAACAAAAATACACTAGCCTAGATAAGCAAATCGGCAATCTCCCGGGCCTTACTACTGCTGGTTACATGCCACGCGGTGCACATCTGAAGACGAATCATCATCTGAATCGTAAGCCTCTTGCTGCCTCTGCTGCTCCTTGCGCCTCATTTCTTCCTCGATGTTCACGTCCTGCAATGTGGTTTCCTCACACTCGTCCAGGTTGATGGGTAATGCGGACTGGCAGGGTTTCGGTGGCAGGATAGTCTCGAGAGCGCGGCATGCCTCGGGGGAAAGAGCCCCGGGCTCGGGAAATTCCACGTCAAAATTGATATACAAGCGACCCTTCATGAACGGCCTTTGGTGGTGTGGCATTCCTTCGTCGTTTATTGCCTTGGATTGATCTGCGCAAAAGTAGAAGTGAGTTAACAAACGTAATTTTTTGCATCCCACTAGCGGAAATTATAGGGTGCGGGATGTTACCGGGCTTAATAACTTCGCCGGGTCCTGATTTGATTAGAAGCTGCCTGCCATCGAGATGAGTTAGGACGAAGTGGAAACCGCAAAGAGCTTCGGTTAAACTGAGGGTGTGCTCCATATAGAGATCATCAAACTTCCGCTTGAACTTGGGGTGTTCCCTCTGCTGTATCACGAAGACGATATCCCCGGCGATGGTATCCGGCTGCAAGTTCCAGTACCAGAAAAGTTGAGAACAACACGACCTTTGTCAAAACAAACAGCAAAACAAAATTGAACATTGTGATAGGAATGCGAGATATCTGTTTGATTAAATGGAACCGTGCTGCATCGGTTTCTAAGTGACTCCAAACTTTCTCGGGATTAACTACAAGGCTCATAATTTCCAATGACAAATGTCAACCATAAgcaaaaatttcaacaaaaccaGAATTTCGAAACGAATTTGGTCAGCAGATATCTAACTTCACTTACCGCCTCATCTGCTTCCCCGGTAAATACTatcttttgaccattttgcATACCCTTCTCGACATGCACTTCCAGCACTTTCTTTTCTTGGGTAACCTTGCTTCCTTTGCACTGTGTACATTTGTCTCTTTCACTTATGGCCTCACCTGTgtcgaggaaaaaaaaaaaaaaaaagaaaaaaaagatataatgtGCGATCCAATGTTCCCATATCCCGACCACCA contains these protein-coding regions:
- the LOC116016610 gene encoding dnaJ protein homolog; the encoded protein is MFGRGPRRGDNSKYYEVLGVSKSASEDELKKAYRKAAMKNHPDKGGDPEKFKELSQAYEVLSDPEKREVYDQYGEDALKEGMGGGAGAHSPFDIFESFFGGSFGGGHHFGGPFGGGGSSSRSRKRQGEDVIHTLRVSLEDLYNGTTKKLSLSRNKLCHKCKGKGSKSGATGRCNGCRGTGMKVSTRQIAPGMIQQMQHVCPDCRGSGEAISERDKCTQCKGSKVTQEKKVLEVHVEKGMQNGQKIVFTGEADEAPDTIAGDIVFVIQQREHPKFKRKFDDLYMEHTLSLTEALCGFHFVLTHLDGRQLLIKSGPGEVIKPDQSKAINDEGMPHHQRPFMKGRLYINFDVEFPEPGALSPEACRALETILPPKPCQSALPINLDECEETTLQDVNIEEEMRRKEQQRQQEAYDSDDDSSSDVHRVACNQQ